In Sciurus carolinensis chromosome 4, mSciCar1.2, whole genome shotgun sequence, the sequence CACTGGCCATCAGAGAACTCGAGCGTTCCGTCCTAGGGAGctggacaggaggcctgctgaaCCTGCCGGCCACCCAAGGCAACTGCAAGCGGGGTGGGTCTGGTGTTAGGAGAAGGAGCCATGTGGCCCCCAGAGGGCCCTGGCGGCGAGGGCAGTGACTTGCTAAGGAGTCACTGAGGCTGGAAGAAGGGCACTCCCGGGACTGAGGTGGCCTctggggggcaggggcaggggcagggtgtcCAGGGGCTCAGGACCAGCCCGCCTGCTGTCCGGTGGTGTCCAGCACACCCACGTACGCTGCCAGGCGCTCGACCTTCCCCAGCGGGGGGGCGTTGCCGTCTCGCCTCCTGGGTGCTGAGGCTGGAAAGCTGCCCACGCCCCTCAGGCAGAGGTCAGCTCCAGGGTTCTGGATGTTTCCTCTTGCTCTAAGCTTCTTATTAGTTATTAAAGTTCGGAACTCAGGGATGGGGCCGCTCAGATCTCTGCCCCTCTCAGTCCTGCCTGTCCTGGGTGAGCAGAGGCGTGATGCCCACAGAGGCAGCATTCTCCCGAGGGGTCACGGTTGGCACCGCCCCCAGCCAGCCCTCCCCAGACCTCCCAGCTCCTCCGGCCCCCTCGTCTCCAGTACAAGGAGCGTGGACTGGGGGCACTGGGCAGGCTGGCAGGTGGTGCAGGTGACCAGGGTCAGGTGGTCTGCCGGGACTTCCCAGCAGAGCTGCCGAGTCACCGGGGTGGAATGTGGGCAAACCCTGGGGAGAGGGCGCACCGGGAAGGAGACAGGTGTTTCGTCGGCGCTGTGCCTGCGGATGGCACAGGCCTGGGTTTGCCCACCCCGTTTCAGTCAAGAATTTGATTCAGAGAGTAGGGGGCCCAGGCAGGGGACTGTTAGCCCCTTCATTTTGAATGGGACAGTGGCACAGGGGTAGTTTCAGCATGGGGACCAGGGGAGAGGTCTCAGAGGAGGAGGGTGAATTGGTCCCTGGGggaagccggcctcagcaattgAGGGGCTCAGAGCACCCCAAGACTGCCCCTCCCTCTCAGCCACCGTTCCTCACCAGAGCCCACCAGCTCGGCCTTCCCAGGATTCCAGGGACCCTTGGAGCACTGGCATTTTCTTGGGTGTGGCAGGTTCCTGCAGATGACCCAGGCTGGAGGGCTGGAGCAGGCACCCCTGGGCAGCCCACCTTCTTGACACTGGCCACCCCACGGCCTGCCCCACAGGGGAATCTTGAAATGGCGTGACTTCAGAGTCCACAGCAGAGGGACGCAGGGAGGTTTGCTGCTGGCCCAGATCTGACACCCCCTCTCGCCTTGCTCTGGGCCACTCCCAGCACCACATGGACCGTGGCTGGCGCGGGTGGCCATGCCAGCAcaaccacaccctgcctaccTGTCCCTTCTCCACAGTAACCAGGTGGCCCTGAGACTGGCCTGCATTGGCGATGAGATGGACCTGCGTCTCCGGGGCCCCCGCCTGGCCCGGCTGCCTGGGATGGCCATGCACAGGTAACCAACCGGCCCGTGTCCTGCCCAGGACTTCACCTGGGGAGGGGCCCTGGACAGGTAGGGAGAGGCCCAGAACCCAGCACGTGTCTGGGCCCCAAGGAAGCCCCGGGAGGAAATGGCCCTGAAGCTCCCAGGCAGACCCCAGACCCTTTGCTTCCCGGCCCCTGCCCAGGCACCCCTGGCTCTGGCACCTGCCCTGTTTCTGGCTGGCAGGGGACCAAGCAGAGCCGCAGGCCCCTCCTCTCCGTCTTCATCGAGCCCAGGCAGTACATCCCAGAAAGCCTTGACCTGCAGGGCAGAGCAGACCGAGCGCTCGGGGCCTGGCCCCTTGGCCGTGCCCCGGGAGGACGAGCGTGGGAGTAAGGCCTTGGGCCTGCGGAGCGGAGGCTTCGTTCCACGTGGCCAGCTGAGCACAGCTCTGGCCAGCAGGTGGGGGGAAACAGGAAATCTGAATGAATTCATGAGCCACAAAAAGCCCGTGGGGAGACAGACACCCTCCAGGTAGAGGCGCCCAGGGAGGGGACCAGGGTGtcagtgggggtgggaggggacaggCCCTCCCGAGCGGCAGTGTCCCTGAAGCATGGCCTGCTTCCCTCCCGCTGTCTCAGCCTCGCCGTCAGCTACAGCCAGGCCGGTGTCGGGGGCGTTCTTAGAAGCTTGACCCACGGCCTCGCCAGCCTCAGGGAGCACCTTCGGTCCTGGAGACCCATGGCCCCCAGCACCCAGGTAAGGACCTCGAGGCTTCAGGCCCGACCTGCCCCCTGCCCGCCGGGCTGCCTGAGCTCTTTGGACACCTCCTGGCATGCCACGCCCCTCCCTGTCACCTTCTCTCACAGCTGCTGGGGCCTGCCGGCCGAGGGGGCTGTGCTCCTGCCCCAGGAGAGCTGTCTCTGGCAGACGCTGTCACTCTGCCACCACCTTGGGGCCgcttcctctgctctcctccccctcccGAACACCTGCATGTCTGATGTCGCCCTGTCCTAGACGCCCCGGTTCCGGGACTGCTGTTCCCTAGTGCCCTCCCTTGCTGGCTCCCCCACTTGCCTGATCTGAGGCCCTCACTGTCCTCTCTTGGTCCCCAGGTACCTCCtgccctgctgctgctggtggcccTGCTGCTGAGTGGGGCCTTGCTGTTCCAGTGAGGCCTGCGCCGGCGGGGCTGGCCCCCGCCTGGACCCCACCCTGGAGGTGGCGGGCTCCCGCGGTCCTGTTCTTTTTAACAGTGGTGTTTCctgatgatatttcttttttatatttaaactcAAGATAGTGCTGGGACACTGCTGAGGTTTCATACTGgggttttctgagttttttttgtAAGACAAATGAATTTATTATACCTCTGGGGTGGTTACCGGTTAACTGCCCGTTTGGAGGCCTGGCTGGGCCTGCTGTCCTCCTGCTGTCCACTCGGGAGGCAGCCTGCccctgagcagccttcctctCATGCAGGCTGGTCACATG encodes:
- the Bik gene encoding bcl-2-interacting killer isoform X1, which codes for MALKLPGRPQTLCFPAPAQAPLALAPALFLAGRGPSRAAGPSSPSSSSPGSTSQKALTCRAEQTERSGPGPLAVPREDERGSKALGLRSGGFVPRGQLSTALASRWGETGNLNEFMSHKKPVGRQTPSSLAVSYSQAGVGGVLRSLTHGLASLREHLRSWRPMAPSTQVPPALLLLVALLLSGALLFQ
- the Bik gene encoding bcl-2-interacting killer isoform X2; translated protein: MSEARPVSRNLLVESLLYAQLPGPLLAAGAPSMTEAEGDPDLMECLEGSNQVALRLACIGDEMDLRLRGPRLARLPGMAMHSLAVSYSQAGVGGVLRSLTHGLASLREHLRSWRPMAPSTQVPPALLLLVALLLSGALLFQ